In Methanomassiliicoccus sp., the sequence CACATGCGTTAGGTTCTCCGATACCGTCCACAACCGCCGCGCTAGCTCTTCATTTTGTGAGTGCTCATTTGACTCGACCTTTTTGGGGTAGCCTCGCATTTCGCGAGCACCGCTCGGACCAAAATATTCGCCTCCTTGGACGTTGGGTTCCGTGGCAGCGTAAAGCGTCGGCAACGCGCCCATGTCCGATTTTTGCGAGATAATGCGATCCAATAGTTTCACGAACGCATTGCTGTGCCTTGTCAAATTGGTCCTTGTCGACCCCGGGTGTGCCGCCACCGCCAGCGTGCTCTGCCCGGTTGCGATGAGCCGACGCTGGAGCTCATAGGTGAACAGCAGATTCGCTAGCTTGCTCTGCCCGTAAGCGCGATATGGCGAGTAGTCTCTTTCCGAGTTCAGATCGTCGAAATCGATATTACCCATTCGATGCGCACCACTGCTTACGGTCACAATGCGAGCGCCGGGTGTTCCGTTTAGCTTATCCAGCAATATGCCGGTCAGAGCAAAATGGCCAAGGTGATTGGTACCGAACTGTTGTTCGAAGCCCTGTTTTGTTTTCCCTTGGGGAGTAAACATTATACCAGCATTGTTGATGAGCAGGTCTAATCGATCGTATCTTTCACGAAATAAAGCTTCAAACTCTCTCACGGAATCGAGATCGCTCAGGTCCAACGGCATCACTTCGACCTTGCCAGATGGGTTGAATGCCCTGATCTCATCGGCGGCGGTATTGGCTTTCTGCATGTTGCGGCATGCTATGATAACCGTCGCACCTTTTTGCGCAAGAACCCGTGCCGTGTGCCATCCGATGCCGCTGTTTCCCCCTGTAACAATTGCCACCCGACCCGATTGATCGGGTACATCGTTCTCTGTCCAATGATGTGTCATCCGATTAACTCCATAATTTTTTATTATTATAATGAATTATTTTCTCCAGAGCATTTCAAGCCCTACGTCTATAAGTTCATCTTCCGATAGGTTCGTAGCCCCAGAGTTTATGAGTTCGATTATTCCCTTAACGATCTGGGTGGTCATCATCTCATAGAATTCGTCGGGCAGGTCCCGAATGAGCCCCTTCTTCTTGGCTTCATCAAATGCCTCCAATAACCAGGCCTCTTCTTCCTCGTTCTGCCTGTTCGCCACGTCGCTGATGTCTGGCGATTGGCAGAACTGGTCTAGGAAAAGCGCTTTCTCGGGGTTCGCCACGCACCACTTAATGTACCTCTTCATCCAGTCATTTATTCTCTTCGCTGGAGAAAGGGAACGATCATCGTTGGTGGGTATCGTTTCCTTCATCTCCTTACTGATTGAGAGATACAACTGATCGATCAAAGTATTCTTATCTGGGAAGTAATGGAATAGAGTCCCTGTAGAGACGTTTGCCTCTCTACTGATCTGGGCAGTCGGGGTGGCGTGGAAGCCCTGGGTGATGAAGCAGTGCAGAGCGGCATCTAGGATCTGCTCCCGCTTGCCTTTGACGGCGGTTTTTTCCTGATATGAACCTAATCCATGTATGTTCTTATTCATCTCACCTGCTCCCAAATGTGTCGCTTTCGCTTCAACTTTGCAATGGCCGACTAATAAATATATTAGACTGACTGGTCGATAGGCATATTCATTATTAAAAATTTTACTCCAACGAAGGTATCTTCAAACAGTTAGGCGAATAAGAAAATAGGAAGGGTTTGGCTAGACTGCAACCAATCTTCACCTTGGCCGTTATTTAATTTTTGATTAAACATCTGGATAGGTCCTAGTCGAAACCGGGCAGACTCAGCATCCTCTTCAACCAAATATTACTAAAAACCGTTCATGACTCCCTCGGAGAGAGACGATTTCCGAGGAAAAAAATTGATCTCTCGTGCTATTCGAGCCCATGTGGATGGCATTAATACTCTGCGCCATGTTGGACATCTACCACCACCTTGCCATTCACGTGTCCTTCCGATAGGTCCGTAAGGGCCTCCGGGACCTCATCGAGAGAGACGCGTCTGTCAATGATTGGCTTAATTTTTCCCTTTTCAACCAACTCAAGCAGGAACTTCAGGTCCCCCTCGTTGTCTACATTCATCGGGTTAATGCCCATCTTCTTCTTGCTGGCAATGGAGACCAGTGGTCCCAGGAGCATCGCCTGGACAATGGCATATCTTGAGCCTCCCACCAGCACGAAAATTCCATCGGGTGCCATGACACGCCGATACTCGAAGATGGACCTGCGCGAGACCGTGTCCAGGATGAGGTCGAAGCGCTCCCCACTCCTTGTGCAATCCTCCTGGGAAAAATCTATAACGTGATCGGCACCGATGGCGCGGAGCATATCGAGCTTCCTCGCGCTGTCCACTCCAGTAACTTCCGCCCCGTAGTATTTCGCAATCTGCACGGCGAATGTGCCCATACCTCCGCCCGCGCCGTTGACCAGAACCTTCTGCCCCTCTTTGAGAGGTCGCTTTCCGCGTAAGCCCTGAAGGGCGATCCTGGCCGCCTGGGGGAGGGTGGCGGCAGCTTCGAACGAGACGCTTTCCGGTTTCTTCATCAGTGCGTGTTCAGGTATGGCCACATACTCTGCGAAAGCGCCGAAGCCGCATGTGAACAGATCTCCGAAAACCGGGTCGCCTATCCTAAATTGCCGGATTTTTTTTCCGATCTCCACGACCCGCCCTGCGACATCCGATCCCAATATCATGTGACGTGGTTTCAATGGACCTCTGATCCTGGCCGAGAACGCACCGCCCAGTATCTCAACATCGGCCGCGTTGAGCGATGAAGCATGGACCTTTACCAGTACTTGGTCATCCCGGGCGACCGGCCTCTCTACCTCTTCCAGTCGGAGGAGATCCGGCGGGCCATAAGTGTCGCATACTAGGGCTTTCATGGTGGAATGGAGTCTCAGGCACCATCATCACCAACCATTGTAATAACCACATTGCCCCTCTTGTGTCCTCCATCGACATACCTATGGGCCTCTACCACACCTTGTAACGGATATGTCCTATCGATGATCGGTCGTATCTTCCCTGCTGTCACAAGTTCTTTCAGAAAGTTGAGGTCCTCATTCGATTCTTTTGTGAGGGCCCAAGTCGATAGGAAGATACCGTCCCTCCCCAGGGATCTCTTACACCTCAACTTCTGAAGCTTACGAACGGTGTCGAAGATGATATCATAGGACTCATTGTTCTTTGTGAAATCTTCTTCGGTATAATCTATCACCTCATCAGCACCGATGGACCTCACGAGATCGAGGTTCTTACCGCTGCACACCCCCACCACATGAGCACCGAAGTACTCTGCAAGCTGCACGGCATAAGTGCCCACAGAACCGGAAGCACCATAGATAAGCACCTTATCCCCCTCCTTGACGTTCCCCGACCGGAGTATCTGGAGGGCGGTCGTCCCCCCGATGGGGATGGCGGCCGCCTCTTTGAAGGATATGTTGGATGGTTTCTTGGCCACCATATTCTTTCCCCCCACCTCGGGGATGCAGACATACTCAGCATTGGCACCGAACTTCAACCCGGTGGTCGTTCCGAAGACATGGTCTCCCTCTCTGAACGATGTGATGCCCTTGCCCACATCCTCAACGATTCCCGCAAGCTCATGACCAGGGATCTTCTTCATCTTCTGGCCCATCAGAACCGTCAACGGGCCCATTACTATTCTGGGCATCCTCCTTGATATAGCGTCCCCGAAGGTCACCGTCGAGGCTTTAACTCTGATGAGCATCTCGTTATCACGGGGGGATGGTTTATCCACCTCTTTCAACTCCAGAACCTCTGGCGATCCACTTCCAGTAACCACGATGGCTTTCATGAAATCCCCCTCCTTTCAGATCCGATTGTCGAAACCATCTCAGTTCGCTGCCGTTGTGGAAGCAGGGGCATGGGGCCACTTCCACGCAACCCATACGATGAGGGACAGAAGGACAATCTCCAGTGCCGAACCGAACACATAGTAGGCATGGACCTCCCCTAGGGCCGTTCCCACGGCGAGCATGATATGGAGAGAACCCAGACCAATGTTCGCATACCTATTCGCTCTCCCCGGTAGTACCATAGACAGGAAGACCATCAAGGTCGGAACCGTCATCAGCATCAAGCTCAGTAACATCCAAGACTCATTGATCTCGAAAACCCACACCTTTCCCACTAGGATATCCCCGATCAAGCCCGGTTGATAAAATCCTATTATGTCCACGTAAATGTACATGAACATAACCGTCGCCCACATGAACGCCAACTTGACCTGCGTAGGAATCTTAAGCTCCTCAAGGGCCGGTGCGGATCCCATGGCATAGCCCCTTTTATTCTTCTTCTCAAATAATCCAGTTCGAATCGTTTGATCATGTTCCACTTTTCTCACCCGGCGATCTTCGCCAAATATAGAATAGTACAAAATATACAAGCAAATTGAGCCATACATGTATTATAGTTTAAATAATGGAGAATGCATTTTTCGAGATGGTCACATGAGAACGGTCACCTTGGAGATCGAGCCATTCGATCATATTAAAGAGGAAATGGCCGAAATTTTTACCATTGTCTGTTCCTACGAGATACTAGAGACATTGAAGACGGACTATCAGGAAGGAATTTGCATCGAGATCATGGAGTTCACCTTGAAAGAGGGCGTATCTATCCATGAACTCAGGACCGTAGGCAACATAGAGGTCCTGAGCGTTCTGAAGTCCATCGGGAACAAGCACACCTGCCTCATCAGATACACGGAGCCTGAAGAGACCAAGGGTCAGTTCCAGGAATCCGAACTAGGCCTGGTCCACACGATACCAATGATCATTTCACCTGAGAAACTTATCATCAGCATGATGGGGGACCAAGAGAACCTATCGGATTTTGTCGAAATGAGCAAGAAAATCGGTACGATTCGGAAGATGAGCTTCCGGAAGGCCATCTATCATAAGGCCGATGTCCTGAATGTTCTTACTGATAAACAGAGGGATGTGATGGTGGCAGCATTTCAAAGCGGCTATTACGAGTATCCCAAGAAGATCAGCAGCATAGCGCTGAGCCAGAAGGTCAATATCAGCAAACCCACTCTCCTGCAGCACATGAGGAAGGCCGAGGGGCGGATTCTCCATGAGATCATGGCCGGGTACCAATGACCCTTGAAAATGCTAGAACGGCCTGGGTTTTCGGTTGCCCGTCTCGACCCGTGGCGGGTGCTGCAGACCCACTACATTTTTATCTACCTTGTCTGTAACAATCCAATAGCCTAATCATTTCATACTGAATTGAATATTTTCTTAATAACGATCACTTAATGCCCTTGATAAGCTCCTGCCTATGAAGAAAGGGTGAGAACGAAAGAGACCTCATCCAATTCAATTGCTCACCCTCCGAACAGACGAGGTGAGGCATAAGACGTCGTAAGTGGATATCCCCTATATTCAAAAGACCGACGATCGAGGAGCGTGGTAAGATTGAGCGAACCTACTACACCGCATGAACTAGATATCCGGAGCAGGCCATTCTACAAGCTGCTCCTGGTGTCGGGATTAGTGGGGGTGACGGGCGCTCTCCTTACCTTTGTTTTCTTCCTGGTGCTCAAATTCGGAACGTCAGTGGTCTGGGAACTCGTGCCGCAAGCCTTCGGCCTGAACGAGGGGGTCGATTCGCCTTTGTTCATTCTTTCCACCTGCATTCTGGGTGGTCTTCTTGTCGGGCTCATCACCCATATCACCAAGGTTAAGCCACAGCTGCTGGCCGAGGAGATGGAGGAGATCACCGACAATGGAAGGATAAACCCCCGCAGTGGCCTGGTGGGGATGGTTCGCGGACTGGTCGGCCTAATGTTCGGGGGCTCCATCGGACCGGAGGGACCGCTCACAGGTGGGAGCGGCGCTCTGGGCACTTGGTTGGCGGAAAGACTGAGGCTGCCAAGGCCGGTAGTAGCCGTCTCGACCCTCTCGGGAATGAGCGGGATGTTCGGATCCTTCCTGGCATCTCCGTTCGGATTCGCCATGTTCGCGATAGAGGGGGGATTGGAGAAGGGGAAGCTCTCGTGGAAGCTTCTCTTGCCGAGCATCGTCGCGGCTTCGGTGGGATACGCAGTCTTCTTCGGTCTTACGGGCTATACGTTCGGGGGTAACTATCAGTTTCCTGGATACGATGTTTGGAACATCATAGATCTGGGGTACGCTGTCGTTCTGGGTTTGGCCGGGGGCGTACTTGGCCTGCTGTTCATATTCATCTTCAGGAACACAAGGGAACTCACCAGTAGGTGGCGGGCGCATCCCATCGGGCTCGCGGTCCTCGGTGGCCTCATATTGGGAGTGGTGGGGATGGCCTTCCCCCTCGTCCTATTCTCCGGTGATGCCGAGCTGCAGGTCCTGCTGGACGATGCGGCGGAGCTGGGTCTAATCTCTCTGCTCGTGATCGCCCTGATGAAGGTGTTGGTGACCGCGATGTGCCTCTCCCTAGGTTGGTCCGGCGGCTATATCTTTCCCTCCTTCTTCATGGGCGCGGCCCTGGGTCTGGCCATCCATCAGGCGCTGCCCTTCATCCCAGAGATAGTGTGTTTGGTATGCGTCATGGCGGGGGTATCGGTGGCCCTTATGAAGTCCCCCATCGCCCTGGCCTTGATCGTCCAGACCCTCTTCGATGTCAGATTGGCCCCGGTGATCGCCATCTCCATCCTGGCAGCCTTCCTGCTGACCTATCGGCATGATCTAGTTTCCGTTGGAAGGGGTGATAGGGCGGAAACGGACACGGCCCTGCCGTAGGCTGCAAGAAAGGGTTTTAATTGCCATCTGTATACCATTTTATCATAGTTGAATTATGACCGAACCTATCTTCCCAAGGGTCAGAGAATTCTACACTAAGTACCTTCCACATGGCGATCGGCTAGGGGAGATCTTCTATGCGGTCTGGATGGTCGTGGTATCGTTGGCCATCCTGGGAGGGACGGGGTTCGAGGAAGGCGCCATCACATATGTGATATTGATAGCCTTCATGGTCAACATCACATGGGGCCTCATCGACGGCATCACCGTCATGTATGGTGGCATCATCGAGCGAAGAAAAATGGATGGGTTGATCCATGACCTCCAGACGACGAACGATGAGAGCTCGAGGAAGGCCGGAGCTAACGCCCTAGAGAAAGGCATAACCAGCATCCTGGACCCATCGGACCGGGAGAGGGTCCTGGACTTGATCGTAGCCTCAGGCAGAGGGAGGGACCCGCAGAAGATACGATATTATGCAGAAAGGGAAGACTGGTACTATGCGCTGGGGATACTGATCATCGATCTCTTATTGGTCGTCCCCCTCATGGCCCCTTTCCTGATGATTCGGGACCCTGAGACTGCGCTCTGGGCATCCAGGTTAATTGCCACTACGATATTTGCCATCCTGGGGGCCGCCTATGCCAAAGAGCTAAATCGCAACCGCTGGATTGCTGGCCTGTTCTTGGGCACACTAGGTCTGAGCCTCTCCATCCTGGCGTTCATGGCGGGATGGTGAACGGTCCTTCCGCTCTAACCTCATTTTACCCTGGTTAAGCACCGATGTTCCTATGACCTATCATGTCGAGGGGAGCATCATGTTGCCGTCCATATCGCGGGGCATTCCCACGTACCTCAGCACTTCTTCATCCAGTAGCATGTCGATCTTGGGTATCACCAAGTAGACGGGCGAGTAACCGAAGATATTGGTCTCGACAACATCGTAGATGGCCAAGGGATAGTAGGCGTATAGCAGCGCCTCATAGGCCGTACCATCGATCTGGTTGAGGTTCCTGGTCCTCGCATCCTCTATCAACGCGTCCAGTGGTGCTAAGCACTCGGACTTCAGCTCTTTTACCTCCTGCTCGATCAGGGCCAGAGCCATCATGCGGCTTCTTCTGCTCTGAGAGGACCTCATGATGAAGAACTGCGAGACCAGGATCACCAAGGACACTATGATGGGTATGCCGCCATTGGAACTGAAGAACGCTATTATGGAGTCCAGCGTCCTGCCCGGAAGGAGGATGGCCCCGATACCGATCAAAGATATGGCCACCACAATAACACTTGATATGGCCAGCGCCCAGATATAGGAAGGCTTCCCCTTGGAATGGGCCGTCAGGATCCTGTACTTGAAGGACCTGGCGATCTTGGTGAAGCCCTGCGACTGCGGGCTCACGATGGTCACTAGGACAAAGTACGCCATTATGATCAAGATCTGGATGATCAGGCCGATGGTGAGCTCCATCGGATATACGTCCTGAAGGATCCCATAATAGATGGTGAACGCCATTCCCGTCCCGAACAGGAGGAAGAAGCTGAATGCCAGGGGCACTATCCCCACCAGGAACATGGTGGCCCCGACCTCGAGGGCGAACTTTCTTTTCTTCTTCAGCAGGTATCGAAGAGGGCCTTTGATGTCCTTCTTTGATTGTTTGCTCCTTTTCTCCACCTTCTTCTCCCCCGGATGCCTGGATATGGGTATGAAGAAGATGAAGAAGTTGAACGAGTACAGGATGAAGGTGTCGATGATCCACAGGGGCGGGATCGAGGAATAGATGAACATGATGATGATGGATAGAACGAGTAGCAACCCAGAGACGACCATGGATATGTTGTCCCATTTCCTGGGAGTTTCCAGCACCTGATGCAATTTCAGACCGTGGTCTATCTCATGCTGGATCTGGGACCTAAGTATCATCGCATCATTTAGGTCGACAGTGGTCAAGCCCTTTCATCTCCGTGGTCGGCGATGTATAACGGTTCTGGACGATCGGTTCTTTTCTGCTTCCCGTCAGCGAATTCATGGGAAAATCAATCAACAAGCCACGATCGGCCAGGTTCATGCTATCATATAGAATAAACCTCATGTTATATTAGATTGTAGCACATATCCAACCTACAGCATGCCTTCACTCGAAGAGCTTGTACAGGACCTCTATCATGGCAGGAAGGAGATAGATGTCCCCAAATCCTCAATAACTGAACCTATCACGAACTGGAAGATATCGAAGTATAATATTCCCCACAAGGGGAGCAAGGGGGCGATGCGGCTGGGAAAGCTCCACGCCCATGATATGGGAGATCATTACTCGGTACATCTGGATAAGGTGGATCCGGACACCAGTCCCTTTGGACACCTGGCCGTGGATGCCCCTTTTCTGTTCTTCATCTTCACCGGCTTTGTCACCATATGGCAGATGTTGGAGCAAAGCGTTGCCGAAGAGAGCGGCTATTCCCGTGTGAGCAGGTTGTCTTTGGGATTCAGGATATTATCTGGCCTTTTCCTGGTCATCCTGGGAATTATCCTTACGATAAACCCGAACTTCTTGGCGCTGGGGACCTTCCTCCTACTGAGCTTAGCAGCGATAGGTTTCGGAGCGTTCACCCTGATGGAGGGTCTGTTCAAGGGCCAGGACGGCGTGGATAAGGTAAAGGTCGCTCTGGGTGCGGTTCTGATCATCGTTGGGGCAGTTGGCTTGGCGTTCCATTTGATGATAGCCTTGGTATTGGTGCTGTTTCTGGCCTTCTGGAACTTATTCACGGGCATCTACATGCTGAGGCACAGGAAGGATGGGTCAAGCCCCTTCAAGGGACACATCTCCATAATAATGGGGCTAACCTCCCTGGCCCTAGGCATACTTCTTCTCTATCACCCCTGGTTCGCGATAGAAATAATTTTCTCCTTGGTAGGGGTCCTGATCGCATTCTTCGGAGTGATCAGGATCATCGGTGCGTTCACCATCGATCGATGAGATCGGTTCGAACGGTCTGACACCCTCCCAAGGAGGCCTGCCGGCACATCGACGATTGACACGTCCACGGTGTCCTATGATGTCTCGTGGGGAAACAGCGGCCCCTTTATCTCATATCCTCCAATGGCTATCAATATCCCTATCACCAGCACCATCCAACCCACTAGGATCGTCACAATGGCCAGTGTAACCCCCGGCCAGGCCAATGTCATCAGTCCCAGGGCGATAGCGAGGAAGCCGACCAGAACTCCCATTCCTTTGCCAACCTTCACTTTTTCTCCATAGAGGGAGGTGCTCCTCTCCTCCGAGGCTGTCAACACGGCCACGATCTCCATTATCCCCCATATGAAGGCCCAAGCGGCCACAAGGTAGGTCGCCATGAGCAAGGTCATGCCCGGGAGGATGAGAGCCAGGATACCGATGATGATGCTGAAGATGCCTTGAACGAGAAATAGACCCTTCAACAAGCCGGTCTCCGCACCGGTAACCCCGAACGCGATCTCGAATATGCCCGCAATTATCAGGAACATTCCGAATATCGTCACGAACAATAACAGTGATAATCCTGGATAAACGATGATCACCAAACCTAAAATCGCCAGTACCAGGCCTCCCAGTACTCTCCATATCCATTTTGTCTCTCCTGTTTCCATGAAATCCCTAAAACTATCTGTTGTGAGAATCGTAATATATAACAACTACCAACAATTGTATTGCTCTTCGAAAAAAGTGAGAAAGCTTCTAAAAGGATAGCATCACATGGTTTGCTCCTGTCGTGGTGCGGGGGCGGAGAACTCAATCAATATCATCAAGTCATGGTCGACGTCAGAGAGCGAGCGTTCGTACTCTTCATAGAGATCCATGGCCGGATCCGCCCCCAATTCTTTTTGTGGTGCCAAGGAAGGTCCAGGCCTGATGATGACATTATCATGAAGGACCTCCTCCCACCTCACTGAGGGGAGGACAGAATCGGACCTGGTCGTTCGAAATGATCAAGAAAGTGCCCTTATTAGGCCGAGGACGTTGAACGACCGTTATCAGGATGAGCCTCAAGGTCCACGAACGATCGAACAACCTATCTGTGACCAAGAGCCTGAAGAGAGTCGTAATAGGTCCAATATCAAAGATGATAGCCGCCGCGTTCCCGACCTTAGCCACTAGAGAAGATCTACTGCCTTCGCCCCTTTCTCTCCCCGAAGTACGTTCCCAATGACCTATGAAGGACGCGCTTCGGGATCTCCTCGATGCCTCCACACGGCAGCTTGCCAAGAGAGAACGGCCCGAACCTCACGCGAATCAACTGTTTCACCTGCAAGCCCAGATAGGCCATGATGTTGCGCACCTCGCGGTTCTTGCCTTCGTGGATCGTCACAGAAAGCCAGATGCTTCCTCCCTCCTCCTTGCCCCTCTCGAACACGATCTTGATCGGCTCATATCGCACACCAGAGATGGTCACCCCGTTGGCTACCGAGGCCAGCCTTTTTGGGTCGAGCTGTCCTTTCACGTGCACTCGGTATTGCCTCGGCCAGGCGTTCTGTGGCAGCTCCAGGTGCCTTGCCAGCCCTCCGTCGTTGGTCAGGAGGAGCAGCCCTTCGGTGTTGAAGTCCAATCGCCCCACGCTCACGACGCGCGGCATGCCGGCAGGCAGGTCCTCGAACACCGTCCGACGTCCCCGGGGGTCCCTCGCGGTGGTGATGGTACCTGTAGGCTTATGGTAACGCCATACGCGGGTCTCCTCGGCCTCCCTCA encodes:
- a CDS encoding chloride channel protein, whose protein sequence is MSEPTTPHELDIRSRPFYKLLLVSGLVGVTGALLTFVFFLVLKFGTSVVWELVPQAFGLNEGVDSPLFILSTCILGGLLVGLITHITKVKPQLLAEEMEEITDNGRINPRSGLVGMVRGLVGLMFGGSIGPEGPLTGGSGALGTWLAERLRLPRPVVAVSTLSGMSGMFGSFLASPFGFAMFAIEGGLEKGKLSWKLLLPSIVAASVGYAVFFGLTGYTFGGNYQFPGYDVWNIIDLGYAVVLGLAGGVLGLLFIFIFRNTRELTSRWRAHPIGLAVLGGLILGVVGMAFPLVLFSGDAELQVLLDDAAELGLISLLVIALMKVLVTAMCLSLGWSGGYIFPSFFMGAALGLAIHQALPFIPEIVCLVCVMAGVSVALMKSPIALALIVQTLFDVRLAPVIAISILAAFLLTYRHDLVSVGRGDRAETDTALP
- a CDS encoding helix-turn-helix domain-containing protein; translated protein: MRTVTLEIEPFDHIKEEMAEIFTIVCSYEILETLKTDYQEGICIEIMEFTLKEGVSIHELRTVGNIEVLSVLKSIGNKHTCLIRYTEPEETKGQFQESELGLVHTIPMIISPEKLIISMMGDQENLSDFVEMSKKIGTIRKMSFRKAIYHKADVLNVLTDKQRDVMVAAFQSGYYEYPKKISSIALSQKVNISKPTLLQHMRKAEGRILHEIMAGYQ
- a CDS encoding SDR family NAD(P)-dependent oxidoreductase, encoding MTHHWTENDVPDQSGRVAIVTGGNSGIGWHTARVLAQKGATVIIACRNMQKANTAADEIRAFNPSGKVEVMPLDLSDLDSVREFEALFRERYDRLDLLINNAGIMFTPQGKTKQGFEQQFGTNHLGHFALTGILLDKLNGTPGARIVTVSSGAHRMGNIDFDDLNSERDYSPYRAYGQSKLANLLFTYELQRRLIATGQSTLAVAAHPGSTRTNLTRHSNAFVKLLDRIISQKSDMGALPTLYAATEPNVQGGEYFGPSGAREMRGYPKKVESNEHSQNEELARRLWTVSENLTHVFYPLNDWKMLQDGKKIRHLDMDDGGSARI
- a CDS encoding NAD(P)-dependent alcohol dehydrogenase, translated to MKALVCDTYGPPDLLRLEEVERPVARDDQVLVKVHASSLNAADVEILGGAFSARIRGPLKPRHMILGSDVAGRVVEIGKKIRQFRIGDPVFGDLFTCGFGAFAEYVAIPEHALMKKPESVSFEAAATLPQAARIALQGLRGKRPLKEGQKVLVNGAGGGMGTFAVQIAKYYGAEVTGVDSARKLDMLRAIGADHVIDFSQEDCTRSGERFDLILDTVSRRSIFEYRRVMAPDGIFVLVGGSRYAIVQAMLLGPLVSIASKKKMGINPMNVDNEGDLKFLLELVEKGKIKPIIDRRVSLDEVPEALTDLSEGHVNGKVVVDVQHGAEY
- a CDS encoding NAD(P)-dependent alcohol dehydrogenase, which translates into the protein MKAIVVTGSGSPEVLELKEVDKPSPRDNEMLIRVKASTVTFGDAISRRMPRIVMGPLTVLMGQKMKKIPGHELAGIVEDVGKGITSFREGDHVFGTTTGLKFGANAEYVCIPEVGGKNMVAKKPSNISFKEAAAIPIGGTTALQILRSGNVKEGDKVLIYGASGSVGTYAVQLAEYFGAHVVGVCSGKNLDLVRSIGADEVIDYTEEDFTKNNESYDIIFDTVRKLQKLRCKRSLGRDGIFLSTWALTKESNEDLNFLKELVTAGKIRPIIDRTYPLQGVVEAHRYVDGGHKRGNVVITMVGDDGA
- a CDS encoding rRNA pseudouridine synthase, with translation MMETERSYEGERIAKVLARAGVCSRRDAEKLIAEGRVSVDGKVLTSPALNVTGRNVITVDGKPLREAEETRVWRYHKPTGTITTARDPRGRRTVFEDLPAGMPRVVSVGRLDFNTEGLLLLTNDGGLARHLELPQNAWPRQYRVHVKGQLDPKRLASVANGVTISGVRYEPIKIVFERGKEEGGSIWLSVTIHEGKNREVRNIMAYLGLQVKQLIRVRFGPFSLGKLPCGGIEEIPKRVLHRSLGTYFGERKGRRQ
- a CDS encoding TetR/AcrR family transcriptional regulator — its product is MNKNIHGLGSYQEKTAVKGKREQILDAALHCFITQGFHATPTAQISREANVSTGTLFHYFPDKNTLIDQLYLSISKEMKETIPTNDDRSLSPAKRINDWMKRYIKWCVANPEKALFLDQFCQSPDISDVANRQNEEEEAWLLEAFDEAKKKGLIRDLPDEFYEMMTTQIVKGIIELINSGATNLSEDELIDVGLEMLWRK